In one window of Dermochelys coriacea isolate rDerCor1 chromosome 3, rDerCor1.pri.v4, whole genome shotgun sequence DNA:
- the DRC1 gene encoding dynein regulatory complex protein 1 isoform X2, with protein sequence MSRAALAEGEPEGPGEARARLPSLNSEEQEERIAARRLRIAARLEAKRREALGKDPDAKKAEAEELSRSHKQIEESRQRLAKLLNDGTQLVTNIQVAADARETWRRAEEDELKRQRLEKLENESKTNQDKFEEITSKWGSAKEKTIPQDLWDVLNQQQQQCALLIEEKNKLISELQQELKSKDDHYVKDLKKQSDDINLLVERMEEQIRNLMKTYRRELTQIELENLITRMQTVEEYEKQLNQLRVQDAKEYATIKIQLENDVQILEQQLQQMKAIYQLNQEKLEYNFQVLKKRDEENTIIKSQQKRKLNRLHDVLNNLRIKLAKQIKQFQEENQNLTADYKRIVEQYKDLQRTMRHFAVIDAQKFLEIWLMNEEEAKGLMWKALEADRVIHTQQLGLPWVEPDYWFLDNMGPIVHRKAIKSASKVAQEMMALTESSQQEEEEEAAAVVEGRKEMVEAGEEVKPPRHILVKSVKHILELLCDESGFLIESKLVGLLQPLERHEHSLMRLDAIFAALEIDNEDDVYTLVDFFLKFKAQQVVSNQSKERPVEEGPEEFAVDAAKDDQVSAAPKEEGMAHQRSAMSLSSLLFHHDDVLKALKAFVRDFQKSRDKRPQAKKVMEERDNSKDSEYWEALAHVIPEPKLKVWDALEAALEKYYYVLSQRSKLLTDLDGLQQQNTELHMLLNQYLTSKVNQELLIPPTRVVELMTP encoded by the exons ATGAGCCGGGCGGCCCTGGCCGAGGGGGAGCCCGAGGGGCCGGGGGAGGCGCGGGCGCGGCTCCCGTCGCTGAACTcggaggagcaggaggagcggATCGCGGCCCGGCGCCTCCGCATCGCGGCCCGGCTGGAGGCCAAGCGCCG GGAGGCCCTCGGAAAAGATCCAGATGCGAAGAAGGCTGAGGCAGAAGAACTGAGCAGGAGTCACAAGCAGATAGAAGAAAGCAGACAG AGGCTAGCTAAGCTGCTGAATGATGGTACGCAGCTAGTGACAAATATCCAGGTGGCTGCAGATGCAAGGGAGACCTGGAGGAGGGCTGAGGAAGACGAACTGAAGCGACAGAG GCTCGAGAAACTGGAGAATGAATCCAAGACTAATCAGGACAAGTTTGAAGAGATCACCTCGAAATGGGGCTCAGCCAAAGAGAAAACCATCCCACAGGACCTCTGGGACGTGCTcaaccagcagcagcaacagtgtgCTCTGCTCATCGAAGAGAAGAACAAGCTCATCAGTGAACTGCAGCAG GAGCTGAAAAGCAAAGATGACCATTATGTGAAGGATCTCAAGAAGCAGTCAGACGACATTAACCTGCTGGTGGAGAGAATGGAGGAGCAGATCAGAAACCTAATGAAAACTTACCGTCGGGAACTCACGCAGATTGAG CTGGAGAACTTGATCACCCGCATGCAGACAGTGGAGGAGTACGAGAAGCAGCTGAATCAGCTGCGGGTGCAGGATGCCAAGGAGTACGCTACCATCAAAATCCAGCTGGAGAACGATGTacag atcctggagcagcagctgcagcagatgAAAGCCATTTACCAGCTGAACCAGGAGAAGCTGGAATACAACTTCCAGGTGCTAAAGAAAAGGGACGAGGAAAACACCATCATAAAATCCCAGCAGAAACGGAAACTCAACCG GCTGCATGATGTGCTCAATAACTTGAGAATAAAACTGGCCAAACAGATAAAGCAATTCCAGGAGGAGAACCAGAACCTGACGGCAGATTACAAGCGCATAGTGGAGCAGTACAAGGATCTGCAGAGAACGATGAG ACACTTTGCCGTCATTGATGCCCAGAAGTTCCTGGAGATCTGGCTGATGAACGAGGAGGAAGCCAAAGGGCTGATGTGGAAAGCTCTCGAGGCCGATCGCGTCATTCAcacccagcagctggggctcccctggGTGGAGCCTGACTACTGGTTCCTGGACAACATGGGCCCCATCGTGCACCGCAAGGCAATCAAATCTGCCAGCAAGGTGGCCCAGGAGATGATGGCATTAACAG AAAGCAgccagcaggaagaggaggaggaggcggcggctgtggtggaaggaagaaaagagatgGTGGAGGCTGGAGAGGAAGTTAAACCTCCCCGGCACATCTTGGTGAAGTCTGTCAAACACATCCTGGAGCTCCTGTGTGACGAGTCG GGCTTCCTGATAGAGAGCAAGCTAGTGGgactcctgcagcccctggagagACACGAGCACTCCCTGATGAGGCTGGACGCAATCTTTGCG GCCCTCGAAATTGACAATGAAGACGACGTGTATACGCTGGTGGATTTCTTCTTGAAGTTCAAAGCCCAGCAGGTTGTCTCCAACCAG AGTAAGGAGCGGCCAGTGGAGGAGGGCCCTGAGGAATTTGCTGTGGATGCAGCGAAGGACGATCAGGTATCCGCTGCCCCGAAGGAGGAAGGCATGGCCCATCAGAGGTCAGCAATGTCACTGTCCTCTTTGCTCTTCCATCACGATGACGTCCTCAAGGCCCTCAAAGCATTTGTCCGGGACTTCCAGAAGTCGAG GGACAAGCGACCGCAGGCGAAGAAGGTGATGGAGGAACGGGACAACTCCAAGGACTCTGAGTATTGGGAGGCCCTGGCTCATGTCATCCCAGAGCCAAAGCTGAAGGTTTGGGACGCGCTGGAGGCTGCATTGGAGAAATACTA CTATGTTCTGAGCCAGCGGTCGAAGCTGCTCACCGATCTTGATGGACTCCAGCAGCAGAACACGGAGCTGCACATGCTGCTGAATCAGTACCTCACCTCCAAG GTGAACCAGGAGCTACTGATTCCACCCACTCGCGTGGTAGAGCTGATGACGCCGTGA
- the DRC1 gene encoding dynein regulatory complex protein 1 isoform X1 has translation MSRAALAEGEPEGPGEARARLPSLNSEEQEERIAARRLRIAARLEAKRREALGKDPDAKKAEAEELSRSHKQIEESRQRLAKLLNDGTQLVTNIQVAADARETWRRAEEDELKRQRLEKLENESKTNQDKFEEITSKWGSAKEKTIPQDLWDVLNQQQQQCALLIEEKNKLISELQQELKSKDDHYVKDLKKQSDDINLLVERMEEQIRNLMKTYRRELTQIEKAFELERRELLSSNKKKWEQAMQAHNAQELENLITRMQTVEEYEKQLNQLRVQDAKEYATIKIQLENDVQILEQQLQQMKAIYQLNQEKLEYNFQVLKKRDEENTIIKSQQKRKLNRLHDVLNNLRIKLAKQIKQFQEENQNLTADYKRIVEQYKDLQRTMRHFAVIDAQKFLEIWLMNEEEAKGLMWKALEADRVIHTQQLGLPWVEPDYWFLDNMGPIVHRKAIKSASKVAQEMMALTESSQQEEEEEAAAVVEGRKEMVEAGEEVKPPRHILVKSVKHILELLCDESGFLIESKLVGLLQPLERHEHSLMRLDAIFAALEIDNEDDVYTLVDFFLKFKAQQVVSNQSKERPVEEGPEEFAVDAAKDDQVSAAPKEEGMAHQRSAMSLSSLLFHHDDVLKALKAFVRDFQKSRDKRPQAKKVMEERDNSKDSEYWEALAHVIPEPKLKVWDALEAALEKYYYVLSQRSKLLTDLDGLQQQNTELHMLLNQYLTSKVNQELLIPPTRVVELMTP, from the exons ATGAGCCGGGCGGCCCTGGCCGAGGGGGAGCCCGAGGGGCCGGGGGAGGCGCGGGCGCGGCTCCCGTCGCTGAACTcggaggagcaggaggagcggATCGCGGCCCGGCGCCTCCGCATCGCGGCCCGGCTGGAGGCCAAGCGCCG GGAGGCCCTCGGAAAAGATCCAGATGCGAAGAAGGCTGAGGCAGAAGAACTGAGCAGGAGTCACAAGCAGATAGAAGAAAGCAGACAG AGGCTAGCTAAGCTGCTGAATGATGGTACGCAGCTAGTGACAAATATCCAGGTGGCTGCAGATGCAAGGGAGACCTGGAGGAGGGCTGAGGAAGACGAACTGAAGCGACAGAG GCTCGAGAAACTGGAGAATGAATCCAAGACTAATCAGGACAAGTTTGAAGAGATCACCTCGAAATGGGGCTCAGCCAAAGAGAAAACCATCCCACAGGACCTCTGGGACGTGCTcaaccagcagcagcaacagtgtgCTCTGCTCATCGAAGAGAAGAACAAGCTCATCAGTGAACTGCAGCAG GAGCTGAAAAGCAAAGATGACCATTATGTGAAGGATCTCAAGAAGCAGTCAGACGACATTAACCTGCTGGTGGAGAGAATGGAGGAGCAGATCAGAAACCTAATGAAAACTTACCGTCGGGAACTCACGCAGATTGAG AAAGCTTTCGAGTTGGAACGGCGAGAGCTGCTGAGCAGCAATAAGAAGAAATGGGAGCAAGCCATGCAGGCCCACAATGCACAGGAG CTGGAGAACTTGATCACCCGCATGCAGACAGTGGAGGAGTACGAGAAGCAGCTGAATCAGCTGCGGGTGCAGGATGCCAAGGAGTACGCTACCATCAAAATCCAGCTGGAGAACGATGTacag atcctggagcagcagctgcagcagatgAAAGCCATTTACCAGCTGAACCAGGAGAAGCTGGAATACAACTTCCAGGTGCTAAAGAAAAGGGACGAGGAAAACACCATCATAAAATCCCAGCAGAAACGGAAACTCAACCG GCTGCATGATGTGCTCAATAACTTGAGAATAAAACTGGCCAAACAGATAAAGCAATTCCAGGAGGAGAACCAGAACCTGACGGCAGATTACAAGCGCATAGTGGAGCAGTACAAGGATCTGCAGAGAACGATGAG ACACTTTGCCGTCATTGATGCCCAGAAGTTCCTGGAGATCTGGCTGATGAACGAGGAGGAAGCCAAAGGGCTGATGTGGAAAGCTCTCGAGGCCGATCGCGTCATTCAcacccagcagctggggctcccctggGTGGAGCCTGACTACTGGTTCCTGGACAACATGGGCCCCATCGTGCACCGCAAGGCAATCAAATCTGCCAGCAAGGTGGCCCAGGAGATGATGGCATTAACAG AAAGCAgccagcaggaagaggaggaggaggcggcggctgtggtggaaggaagaaaagagatgGTGGAGGCTGGAGAGGAAGTTAAACCTCCCCGGCACATCTTGGTGAAGTCTGTCAAACACATCCTGGAGCTCCTGTGTGACGAGTCG GGCTTCCTGATAGAGAGCAAGCTAGTGGgactcctgcagcccctggagagACACGAGCACTCCCTGATGAGGCTGGACGCAATCTTTGCG GCCCTCGAAATTGACAATGAAGACGACGTGTATACGCTGGTGGATTTCTTCTTGAAGTTCAAAGCCCAGCAGGTTGTCTCCAACCAG AGTAAGGAGCGGCCAGTGGAGGAGGGCCCTGAGGAATTTGCTGTGGATGCAGCGAAGGACGATCAGGTATCCGCTGCCCCGAAGGAGGAAGGCATGGCCCATCAGAGGTCAGCAATGTCACTGTCCTCTTTGCTCTTCCATCACGATGACGTCCTCAAGGCCCTCAAAGCATTTGTCCGGGACTTCCAGAAGTCGAG GGACAAGCGACCGCAGGCGAAGAAGGTGATGGAGGAACGGGACAACTCCAAGGACTCTGAGTATTGGGAGGCCCTGGCTCATGTCATCCCAGAGCCAAAGCTGAAGGTTTGGGACGCGCTGGAGGCTGCATTGGAGAAATACTA CTATGTTCTGAGCCAGCGGTCGAAGCTGCTCACCGATCTTGATGGACTCCAGCAGCAGAACACGGAGCTGCACATGCTGCTGAATCAGTACCTCACCTCCAAG GTGAACCAGGAGCTACTGATTCCACCCACTCGCGTGGTAGAGCTGATGACGCCGTGA